Proteins co-encoded in one Sporosarcina sp. FSL K6-1522 genomic window:
- a CDS encoding LutB/LldF family L-lactate oxidation iron-sulfur protein, which translates to MSIRIGTGSFENRVQDGIDNDFMLNSVASAQGRFRSRRANAAEELGNWEDWRSLGEEIRTHTLQHLDYYLQQLSDNVSKRGGQVFFAETAEDANAYIQEVIKRKNAKKVVKAKSMVTEEIGLNKALQEVGAEVVETDLGEWILQLSGDVPSHIVTPALHLNKDQIKETFTETRGYDKSNAPEELALFAREQLRKDFLSADVGITGCNFAVAESGAVTFVTNEGNARLSTTLPETQISVMGMERIVPTWEELDVLVSLLTRAAVGQKLTSYVTSITGTRLAGEVDGPEEYHLVIVDNGRSKILGTEFQSALHCIRCAACINVCPVYRHIGGHAYGSIYPGPIGAVLTPLLDGYEKHKELPHASTLCAACTDVCPVKIPLHKQLIRHREIMVEQKISSTIEKVAMDGFVKWSTHPAAYKMSTALARTAFKPWTKDETLSTGPGPLKQWTAQRDFPAPSKQTFRSWFKEHRKGEKPQ; encoded by the coding sequence ATGAGTATTCGTATTGGTACGGGTTCATTTGAAAACCGTGTGCAAGATGGTATCGACAACGATTTCATGCTAAACTCCGTTGCTTCTGCCCAAGGGCGATTTAGAAGTCGGCGAGCGAATGCGGCAGAGGAATTAGGCAACTGGGAAGATTGGCGTTCGCTGGGAGAAGAAATCCGAACGCATACGCTGCAACATCTTGATTACTATTTACAGCAATTAAGTGACAACGTCTCCAAACGAGGGGGACAGGTCTTTTTTGCCGAAACAGCCGAAGATGCGAACGCCTATATTCAAGAAGTCATCAAGCGAAAGAATGCCAAAAAAGTCGTAAAAGCCAAGTCGATGGTGACCGAAGAAATCGGTTTAAATAAAGCTTTGCAAGAAGTCGGCGCGGAAGTAGTGGAAACCGACTTAGGGGAATGGATTTTGCAGTTGAGCGGAGACGTCCCTTCTCATATTGTCACACCTGCATTGCATTTAAATAAAGATCAAATCAAAGAAACCTTTACAGAAACACGAGGTTACGACAAATCGAACGCTCCAGAAGAACTGGCATTATTCGCCCGCGAGCAACTGCGGAAAGACTTTTTGTCAGCAGATGTTGGGATAACCGGCTGTAACTTTGCCGTCGCAGAATCAGGTGCTGTAACATTCGTTACGAATGAAGGAAATGCTCGCCTATCGACAACCTTGCCTGAGACGCAAATTTCAGTCATGGGAATGGAACGCATTGTGCCTACATGGGAAGAGTTAGATGTTCTAGTGAGCTTATTGACAAGAGCGGCGGTTGGGCAAAAGCTAACGAGCTATGTCACCTCCATTACGGGCACGCGTTTAGCAGGAGAAGTCGATGGTCCTGAAGAATATCATTTGGTTATTGTAGATAATGGTCGGTCCAAAATTTTAGGAACGGAATTTCAATCGGCCTTACACTGTATTCGCTGCGCGGCTTGTATTAACGTTTGTCCGGTTTACCGTCACATTGGTGGTCATGCATATGGCTCCATTTATCCAGGGCCAATCGGGGCGGTACTGACGCCATTACTCGATGGTTATGAAAAACATAAAGAACTGCCACACGCTTCTACGCTATGTGCTGCATGTACAGATGTTTGCCCGGTCAAAATTCCATTGCATAAACAACTGATTCGCCACCGTGAAATCATGGTCGAACAAAAAATTTCATCAACAATTGAAAAAGTAGCGATGGATGGATTTGTGAAATGGTCCACACATCCGGCCGCATACAAAATGAGCACAGCACTAGCGCGAACGGCATTTAAGCCATGGACAAAAGACGAAACTTTATCAACAGGGCCGGGTCCTTTAAAACAATGGACGGCACAACGGGATTTTCCTGCACCAAGCAAACAAACTTTTCGATCTTGGTTTAAAGAACATCGAAAAGGAGAGAAGCCACAATGA
- a CDS encoding glucose-6-phosphate isomerase family protein translates to MTLKEKAYAINFDLATGLSESKTSTKRYLADMKKLFNHVELLEDSIQQGNNHMVYEYYSVDADVPKTDGDLHFGTSIVYPGKVGDEYYMTKGHFHEVLATGEVYLCLSGEGYMLMENPEGDWQIEKFIPGQAVHVPPRYAHRSINIGNEPLVTFFTFRADAGHDYGTIETKGYRKLVVEKDGQPEIIDNPNWEQ, encoded by the coding sequence ATGACATTAAAAGAAAAAGCATATGCAATTAATTTTGATTTGGCGACAGGACTTTCCGAATCGAAAACGTCTACGAAACGTTATTTAGCTGATATGAAAAAACTATTTAATCATGTAGAACTCTTGGAGGACTCTATCCAGCAAGGCAATAATCATATGGTTTATGAATACTACAGCGTTGATGCGGATGTACCGAAAACAGACGGTGATCTTCATTTCGGAACTAGTATCGTTTACCCGGGGAAAGTAGGGGACGAATACTACATGACAAAAGGGCATTTTCATGAAGTGTTAGCGACTGGGGAAGTGTATTTATGTCTGAGTGGAGAAGGATATATGCTTATGGAAAACCCAGAAGGTGACTGGCAAATTGAAAAATTTATTCCTGGGCAAGCAGTACATGTACCGCCACGTTATGCGCATAGAAGCATTAACATTGGCAACGAGCCACTAGTCACATTCTTTACATTCCGGGCGGATGCAGGACATGATTACGGTACAATCGAAACAAAAGGCTATCGTAAACTGGTTGTAGAGAAAGATGGACAGCCTGAAATTATTGATAACCCGAATTGGGAACAATGA
- a CDS encoding methyl-accepting chemotaxis protein, with translation MRITVGKKLWIGFSSILVVLIIVGASGLWTLTKLNEEYRYLIDDKIRKVVLFEQLLANQNEDAKNISGYIIYQDEAYLTRRQAVLDITKATIKELDQLVRTPSARDLLKEVQEALISYQQISEIVIRDVQEGNLESASKVASEGELYETAITENIRKLIEHQANQQVKTEQELQDVLQWIRILIASLMGIAIVISIIIARLISRSIARPVGTMTVALKQLATGDFSVEPVNIRNQDELGEMADALNDMVGDLRGIITNARHSASQLAEHAEELSASSQQSLAASEMVADITERNLVASELQTSTVKDSTVSMGEMVTGIDQITGDNEALLISTDEVVRLVSDGATLMHNFTKQMSIIRTTIGQSSETIGDMATHSEQIRQVTALITAIAEQTNLLALNAAIEAARAGEHGKGFAVVADEVRHLAEQSKQSARDIGRMIDMMIQNVERAVSDTKDGSQQVEEGFVVTEKTEDVFHQIEEAATTMRQKLATVSSEIESIRTMTDKISGESSTIEELATQAAREAQSASAATEEQLATNEEISSSAQTLAGLAETLQTDMARFTV, from the coding sequence ATGCGAATCACTGTAGGAAAGAAATTATGGATTGGTTTTTCATCCATTTTAGTTGTTTTAATCATCGTTGGTGCATCCGGATTATGGACATTGACGAAATTGAATGAGGAATACCGTTATTTAATCGACGATAAAATACGAAAAGTCGTGTTGTTTGAGCAGTTATTAGCTAATCAAAATGAGGACGCCAAAAACATTTCTGGTTATATTATCTATCAAGATGAAGCGTATTTAACGCGACGACAAGCAGTGCTGGATATCACTAAAGCGACGATTAAAGAATTAGATCAGCTCGTCCGTACCCCTTCCGCGCGAGATTTACTAAAAGAAGTGCAAGAGGCGCTAATAAGTTATCAACAGATTAGCGAAATTGTTATTCGAGATGTGCAAGAAGGCAACCTGGAAAGTGCGTCAAAAGTCGCTTCCGAGGGGGAGCTATACGAAACTGCAATTACGGAAAATATAAGAAAATTAATCGAACATCAAGCAAATCAGCAAGTGAAGACGGAACAAGAATTGCAAGATGTCTTGCAATGGATTCGTATCCTAATTGCTAGCCTGATGGGGATTGCCATTGTCATAAGCATCATCATTGCGCGTCTGATTAGCCGCAGCATCGCACGCCCCGTCGGAACGATGACAGTAGCGCTGAAACAGCTAGCTACTGGAGATTTTTCTGTAGAGCCTGTGAACATTCGTAATCAAGACGAACTCGGGGAAATGGCAGATGCTTTGAATGATATGGTCGGCGATTTGCGCGGAATCATCACCAACGCCAGACATTCCGCTAGCCAACTTGCGGAGCACGCTGAAGAATTGTCCGCTAGCTCGCAACAAAGCCTTGCCGCCTCTGAAATGGTCGCAGACATTACCGAGCGTAATTTGGTGGCAAGTGAACTGCAAACGTCTACTGTGAAGGATTCGACGGTTTCCATGGGCGAAATGGTGACAGGTATTGACCAAATCACTGGGGATAATGAAGCTTTGCTCATCTCCACTGATGAAGTCGTACGCCTTGTAAGCGATGGTGCAACGCTCATGCACAATTTCACCAAACAAATGAGCATCATTCGGACAACCATCGGACAATCTTCCGAGACGATTGGTGATATGGCTACGCATTCTGAACAAATTCGACAGGTGACAGCACTCATTACAGCGATTGCGGAACAAACCAACTTATTGGCGTTGAATGCGGCCATTGAAGCTGCCAGGGCTGGTGAACATGGAAAAGGATTTGCCGTTGTTGCAGATGAGGTACGTCATCTTGCCGAACAATCCAAACAGTCTGCTAGGGACATCGGTCGAATGATTGACATGATGATTCAAAATGTAGAAAGGGCCGTGTCAGATACAAAAGACGGCAGTCAACAAGTTGAAGAAGGTTTTGTGGTAACTGAAAAAACGGAAGACGTATTTCATCAGATTGAAGAAGCCGCAACTACTATGCGCCAGAAACTCGCCACCGTCTCTAGTGAAATCGAATCGATTCGAACAATGACCGATAAAATTTCGGGTGAATCCAGCACAATTGAGGAACTTGCCACACAAGCAGCTAGAGAAGCCCAATCAGCAAGTGCGGCCACAGAAGAACAACTTGCGACCAATGAAGAAATATCGTCAAGTGCCCAAACGCTGGCAGGACTTGCGGAAACGCTCCAAACCGATATGGCGCGGTTTACGGTTTAA
- a CDS encoding (Fe-S)-binding protein encodes MKVSLFITCMADIFASNVGKATVEILERVGCEVDFPDTQTCCGQPSYNSGYVEKTKETMKHMMRVFRDSEYVVGPSGSCVAMLREYEEIFRGDPDWEEEAKKLARKSFELTQFLVEVLGRGDVGSTFKGRVTYHPSCHMTRLLGVKDAPKQLLENIAGVDLVNLPQGEDCCGFGGTFSVKNAVISGQMVQEKADHVVETKAEYLVGGDMACLMNIGGRLSREGRNVKVIHIAEILNHCEGE; translated from the coding sequence ATGAAAGTCTCGTTATTCATTACCTGTATGGCAGATATTTTCGCTTCAAATGTTGGCAAAGCCACCGTTGAAATCTTGGAACGAGTGGGGTGTGAAGTTGATTTTCCAGATACCCAAACGTGTTGCGGTCAACCTTCTTACAACAGTGGGTATGTCGAGAAGACGAAAGAAACGATGAAGCATATGATGAGGGTATTTCGAGATTCAGAATACGTTGTTGGACCATCTGGGTCTTGCGTCGCGATGCTACGCGAATATGAAGAGATTTTTCGTGGAGATCCAGACTGGGAAGAGGAAGCAAAGAAACTCGCGCGCAAGTCATTTGAACTTACACAGTTTCTTGTGGAAGTGCTAGGACGGGGAGATGTCGGTTCTACGTTTAAGGGAAGAGTAACCTATCATCCATCTTGTCATATGACGCGGCTGTTGGGTGTTAAGGATGCACCTAAGCAATTATTGGAGAATATTGCAGGTGTTGACCTTGTCAATCTACCACAAGGTGAAGATTGCTGCGGCTTTGGCGGTACTTTTTCCGTTAAAAACGCCGTCATTTCGGGGCAAATGGTACAAGAAAAGGCGGATCATGTTGTGGAAACGAAAGCGGAGTATTTAGTCGGTGGAGACATGGCTTGTTTAATGAACATCGGTGGACGCCTATCGAGAGAAGGACGAAACGTAAAAGTTATTCACATCGCTGAAATTCTAAATCATTGTGAGGGAGAGTGA
- a CDS encoding LysR family transcriptional regulator — MENKQLITFKVAAETLNFTQTAKILNFAQSSITAQMKSLEAELGTPLFERLGKRLILTEAGRKFQLYADKMIKLNEEAKMAVGGDKELSGTIIIGAQESQCTYRLPPILMEFKKQYPNVKVIFKPAHSDEMARRELQEGLLDIAFIMDTSKPGDTLRIEYLIEEKIKMVVSPDHLLLAKSEISPKELEKETFLLTESGCSYRTLLEDSFRSVEVYPKNKFEFGSIEAIKQCVIAGLGIAVLPEMAVEEDIRLGKMKELAWVNTLSPVFTQIAWHKDKWMTPPLQALIELTHETFKAKKAGIDEV, encoded by the coding sequence TTGGAGAACAAACAACTGATTACCTTTAAGGTAGCTGCTGAAACCCTGAACTTTACCCAAACGGCTAAAATATTGAATTTTGCTCAATCGAGTATAACTGCCCAAATGAAATCACTTGAAGCTGAACTTGGAACTCCGTTGTTTGAGCGTTTAGGGAAGCGGCTAATTTTGACAGAAGCCGGGCGAAAGTTTCAATTATACGCAGATAAAATGATAAAACTAAATGAAGAGGCAAAGATGGCTGTAGGTGGAGATAAAGAACTTTCGGGAACCATTATTATTGGGGCTCAAGAAAGTCAGTGCACTTACCGGCTACCACCAATACTCATGGAGTTTAAAAAACAATATCCTAACGTTAAGGTCATCTTTAAACCAGCACATTCTGACGAAATGGCCAGAAGAGAGCTGCAGGAGGGTTTGCTGGATATTGCGTTCATAATGGATACATCGAAGCCTGGAGATACATTACGAATAGAGTATCTTATAGAAGAGAAAATCAAAATGGTTGTTTCCCCAGATCATCTTTTACTTGCGAAATCGGAGATTAGTCCAAAAGAACTTGAAAAAGAAACATTTTTACTTACTGAATCAGGATGTTCCTATCGCACCCTTTTGGAAGATTCTTTCCGTTCAGTAGAAGTCTACCCAAAAAATAAATTTGAATTCGGTAGCATAGAAGCCATCAAACAGTGTGTGATCGCGGGATTGGGAATTGCGGTACTTCCGGAAATGGCAGTCGAGGAAGACATTAGATTGGGAAAAATGAAGGAATTGGCATGGGTAAACACCCTATCACCTGTTTTTACCCAGATTGCATGGCATAAAGATAAATGGATGACTCCCCCGTTGCAAGCTTTAATAGAGTTAACCCATGAAACCTTTAAGGCTAAGAAGGCTGGTATTGATGAAGTTTAG
- a CDS encoding lactate utilization protein C: MSIQNREAFLNKLANSLGRPRLTEGVERPKWSLTPQWDVYKNYSQDELVDVFEKQCAVIHTKCKRTDRAGLSTILKAVIEAHDGKKVIAANNHRNKDFGVDVIYEELQNDGVDVRLWDSAIGKENQVFAEQADIGITFSDITLAESGTLTLFNDKDNGRSISLLPRVHVAIIPKSTLVPRMTQAVKQIHEANQRGQAVSSCVSFISGPSNSADIEMSLIVGVHGPVEATYIVVDD, translated from the coding sequence ATGAGCATTCAAAATCGGGAAGCCTTTTTAAATAAACTCGCCAACAGCCTAGGAAGACCACGACTGACAGAAGGTGTCGAGCGTCCCAAATGGAGCCTGACCCCGCAGTGGGACGTCTACAAGAACTACTCACAAGATGAATTAGTCGACGTCTTTGAAAAACAATGTGCAGTTATTCATACGAAATGTAAGCGGACAGATCGAGCAGGACTGTCCACAATACTTAAAGCAGTCATCGAAGCGCATGATGGGAAGAAAGTGATTGCTGCAAACAATCATCGGAACAAGGACTTTGGTGTCGATGTTATTTATGAGGAACTGCAGAACGATGGCGTCGACGTACGACTCTGGGATTCGGCAATCGGGAAAGAAAACCAGGTCTTCGCAGAACAAGCCGACATCGGTATCACATTCAGCGACATTACACTCGCAGAATCCGGCACATTGACGTTGTTTAACGACAAAGACAACGGTCGTTCCATCAGTCTATTACCGAGAGTACACGTCGCTATAATACCCAAAAGCACACTCGTTCCACGCATGACACAAGCCGTCAAACAAATCCACGAAGCTAACCAACGTGGGCAAGCCGTATCATCGTGCGTCAGTTTTATATCCGGCCCAAGTAACAGTGCGGATATTGAAATGAGCCTGATTGTTGGTGTACATGGACCGGTAGAAGCAACTTATATTGTTGTGGATGATTGA
- a CDS encoding FadR/GntR family transcriptional regulator: MKSRRIQTKKIYEEVADALITMIKNEELSPGDRLESVEQLAHNFDVSRSAVREALSGMRAMGLVEMRQGEGTFVSKFNASNFTLPVTVGMLLGKEDIKELYEVRKILEAGAARSAALYHQEEDLRPIENAIEDMKKANQNGEIGEEADMRFHTAIVNATHNQILIHLMRSVSEVMINVLRETREVLIYSEKKAVSLMNEHQLIYEAIKERQPEQAQQYMLDHLQNVEKSLEKYMDFRK; encoded by the coding sequence ATGAAAAGCAGACGGATTCAAACGAAAAAAATCTATGAGGAAGTGGCTGACGCACTCATTACAATGATCAAAAATGAAGAATTATCTCCAGGCGATCGATTGGAATCTGTTGAACAGCTTGCGCACAACTTTGACGTGAGCCGCTCTGCAGTGAGAGAAGCGCTTAGTGGCATGCGGGCAATGGGCTTAGTCGAGATGCGCCAAGGCGAAGGGACTTTTGTCTCGAAATTCAACGCTTCCAACTTTACCTTGCCTGTAACGGTGGGGATGTTGTTAGGGAAGGAAGATATTAAGGAATTGTATGAGGTGCGTAAAATCCTCGAAGCCGGGGCGGCAAGATCAGCTGCACTCTACCATCAGGAGGAAGATTTACGTCCAATTGAAAATGCCATTGAAGACATGAAGAAGGCCAACCAAAATGGTGAAATTGGTGAAGAGGCCGATATGCGTTTTCATACTGCAATCGTGAATGCTACGCATAATCAGATTCTCATTCACTTAATGCGTTCGGTTTCGGAAGTGATGATTAACGTATTACGAGAAACGCGAGAGGTGTTAATTTATTCAGAGAAAAAAGCCGTTTCCTTAATGAATGAACACCAATTAATCTATGAGGCGATTAAAGAAAGGCAGCCAGAGCAAGCACAGCAGTATATGCTAGATCATTTGCAAAATGTCGAGAAGTCGTTAGAGAAATATATGGATTTTAGAAAATAA
- a CDS encoding YqcI/YcgG family protein, which produces MIQVTETLLTKEDFTWRTDLPNWLLNEYQTFHQTVTDRTFPCYFGMNGELKGELRYAYVTQDDWSNLPRALTAFLALFNDPAHKRHGLFVFVEPFTTEGALDDYRKQFWSILQYLHEVDKIEWPVESPRDPEHYLWDFHFHGEPIFVFGNTPAYKQRKTRHLGNSMVLGFQPRRIFEGLKGTEAGGMMSREKVRERVAVWDQLPKHPDISHFGDPTHNEWKQFFIGDDAVPIQGVCPFVHKGMK; this is translated from the coding sequence ATGATTCAAGTAACGGAGACTTTATTAACCAAAGAAGATTTCACATGGCGCACCGATTTGCCCAATTGGTTGTTGAATGAATACCAGACATTCCATCAAACCGTTACGGATAGGACGTTTCCCTGTTATTTCGGGATGAATGGCGAATTGAAGGGTGAACTACGCTATGCCTATGTGACGCAGGATGACTGGTCGAATTTACCGCGTGCGTTAACGGCATTTTTGGCCCTTTTCAATGATCCTGCGCATAAACGGCATGGTCTTTTTGTCTTTGTGGAGCCGTTTACAACAGAAGGTGCTTTGGATGATTATCGTAAGCAATTTTGGTCGATTCTTCAATACTTGCATGAGGTAGACAAGATCGAATGGCCTGTGGAAAGTCCACGGGACCCGGAACATTATCTGTGGGATTTTCATTTTCACGGGGAACCAATTTTTGTTTTTGGTAATACACCGGCTTATAAACAGCGAAAAACGCGGCATCTCGGCAATTCAATGGTGCTTGGATTTCAGCCGAGGCGCATTTTTGAAGGCTTGAAAGGGACGGAAGCAGGCGGCATGATGTCACGAGAAAAAGTTCGTGAACGTGTTGCCGTGTGGGATCAGCTACCGAAACATCCCGACATTAGCCATTTCGGGGATCCAACGCATAATGAATGGAAACAGTTTTTTATCGGGGATGATGCCGTGCCAATTCAAGGGGTCTGTCCGTTTGTGCATAAGGGAATGAAGTAG
- a CDS encoding bifunctional 2-keto-4-hydroxyglutarate aldolase/2-keto-3-deoxy-6-phosphogluconate aldolase, producing MKRKRDILTSIEESGLVAVVRADNAEKAKRITEASFKGGVAAIEITYTVPGATEVIKELVTEFRDDIIVGAGTVLDPETARIAILAGAQYIVSPYLDEETARLCNRYQIPYMPGVMTIKDVVKGLETGAELLKVFPGELLGPKVISAIKGPIPQASLMPTGGVNVDNVGEWIRAGAVAVGAGGSLIGKPDEQGYEQITETAKRFIEQINIARNN from the coding sequence TTGAAACGAAAAAGAGACATACTAACCAGTATTGAAGAAAGCGGTCTGGTAGCGGTTGTGCGCGCAGACAATGCTGAAAAAGCCAAACGAATCACAGAAGCGTCTTTTAAAGGCGGTGTAGCTGCAATCGAAATTACGTATACTGTACCGGGAGCTACGGAAGTGATTAAAGAGCTCGTGACCGAGTTTCGGGATGACATCATTGTTGGAGCAGGTACGGTCTTAGATCCAGAAACAGCACGCATCGCTATTCTTGCAGGTGCACAGTACATCGTGAGTCCTTACTTGGACGAAGAAACAGCGAGATTGTGCAATCGTTATCAAATCCCTTACATGCCTGGCGTTATGACCATTAAGGACGTGGTGAAAGGATTGGAAACAGGTGCTGAATTATTGAAAGTCTTTCCGGGGGAACTTTTGGGGCCGAAAGTCATCTCTGCCATTAAAGGGCCAATCCCTCAAGCCAGTTTGATGCCAACGGGCGGGGTCAATGTCGATAATGTTGGTGAATGGATTCGTGCCGGAGCTGTCGCTGTTGGAGCTGGTGGTAGTTTAATCGGAAAACCGGATGAGCAAGGCTATGAGCAAATTACGGAAACGGCAAAAAGATTTATTGAACAGATTAACATCGCAAGAAATAACTGA
- a CDS encoding flavodoxin family protein, with product MSIAVLYGGNRPNGNTETLTKKVIQGLTVEEIYLKDHLIEPIVDKRHTKEGFPEIDDDYNSIIDRILQHDILIFSTPIYWYSMTGTMKNFVDRWSQTLRDSKYPDFKKQMSPKRAYVIAVGGDNPYMKGLPMIQQFQHIFDFIGISFDGYIIGEGNKPDEIAQDKEALFAAEQLRKKLQ from the coding sequence ATGAGCATTGCAGTTCTTTACGGTGGAAACCGTCCAAACGGCAATACAGAGACGTTAACGAAGAAAGTCATTCAAGGATTAACCGTGGAAGAAATATATCTGAAGGATCATTTGATTGAACCTATAGTAGATAAGCGTCATACAAAGGAAGGGTTTCCGGAAATCGATGATGATTATAATTCCATTATTGATCGTATTCTTCAACATGACATTCTTATTTTTTCTACGCCGATTTATTGGTATAGCATGACGGGAACAATGAAAAACTTTGTTGATCGATGGTCTCAGACATTGAGAGACTCAAAATACCCAGATTTTAAAAAACAAATGTCCCCAAAAAGAGCATATGTAATTGCGGTGGGTGGAGATAATCCCTACATGAAAGGTTTACCAATGATCCAGCAGTTCCAACATATTTTTGATTTTATAGGGATAAGTTTTGATGGATATATCATTGGTGAAGGAAACAAACCTGATGAGATTGCTCAAGATAAGGAAGCATTATTTGCAGCCGAACAACTTCGAAAAAAATTACAATAA
- a CDS encoding HAD family hydrolase, giving the protein MDSIIFDLDGTLWDSRKTVSKAWTEVVKNADDGQGEITEEDLKGTMGLQIPDIAKIVFDYLDETRQMEMILECCRNERLYLLEEGGELYPRLEEVLQILSKKYKLFIVSNCQEGYIEAFYEYHGLGGYFQDFENPGRTGLSKGQNIQLIIERNQLSSPVYVGDTQSDQDATTYAGIPFVYAAYGFGQVTDYDYKINQIGDLLELFG; this is encoded by the coding sequence GTGGATAGTATTATCTTTGATTTGGATGGGACGCTATGGGACTCACGTAAAACAGTCTCCAAAGCCTGGACAGAGGTTGTGAAAAATGCCGACGATGGGCAAGGAGAAATTACAGAGGAAGATTTAAAAGGAACAATGGGGCTGCAAATTCCGGATATCGCCAAAATTGTTTTTGATTATTTAGATGAGACAAGGCAGATGGAAATGATACTCGAATGCTGTCGCAATGAACGTTTATATTTACTAGAAGAAGGTGGGGAATTATACCCGCGTTTAGAGGAAGTGCTTCAGATTCTTTCAAAAAAATATAAACTATTCATCGTTAGCAACTGTCAGGAAGGTTATATCGAAGCATTTTATGAATATCACGGCCTTGGGGGATACTTCCAGGACTTTGAAAACCCTGGCAGAACAGGCCTTAGTAAAGGACAAAACATTCAGCTCATTATCGAACGAAATCAATTATCCTCACCAGTCTATGTAGGTGACACGCAAAGTGATCAGGATGCTACAACATACGCAGGCATTCCTTTCGTCTATGCAGCTTATGGATTCGGACAAGTAACGGATTATGACTATAAAATCAATCAGATTGGGGACTTACTAGAGCTTTTTGGTTGA
- a CDS encoding ring-cleaving dioxygenase — translation MNHLKGMHHVTAITSSAEENYKFFTYVLGMRLVKKTVNQDDIQTYHLFFADDVGGAGTDMTFFDFPGIPKGTHGTNEIYKTAFRVPTDAALDYWVKRFDRLDVKHDGIQEQFGVKVLSFVDFDDQQYQMISDENNKGIASGTPWQKGPVPLEYAITGLGPIHIRIAEFDYMKEVLEKVLLFKEIAQEGDLHLFEVGEGGNGAQVIVEKNTVLPPGRQGYGTVHHAAFRVEDRAVLDEWTERIESFGLRTSGYVDRFFFESLYSRMAPGILFEFATDGPGFMGDEPYETLGEKLSLPPFLEPKREQIEKLVRPIDTVRSTKEFMKE, via the coding sequence ATGAATCATTTAAAAGGTATGCACCACGTAACAGCGATTACCAGTAGCGCAGAAGAGAATTACAAATTTTTCACATATGTATTGGGCATGCGATTAGTAAAGAAAACGGTAAACCAAGATGACATTCAAACGTATCACCTGTTCTTTGCAGATGACGTGGGCGGCGCAGGGACGGATATGACATTCTTCGATTTCCCAGGCATTCCAAAAGGGACGCATGGCACAAACGAAATCTACAAAACCGCTTTCCGTGTTCCAACGGACGCTGCATTAGATTATTGGGTTAAACGCTTTGATCGATTAGATGTTAAGCATGACGGTATTCAAGAGCAGTTTGGTGTCAAAGTACTATCATTCGTTGATTTTGATGACCAGCAATACCAAATGATTTCAGATGAAAACAACAAAGGCATTGCATCGGGTACACCGTGGCAAAAAGGACCAGTTCCATTGGAGTACGCTATTACTGGACTCGGGCCGATTCATATTCGGATCGCTGAATTTGATTATATGAAAGAAGTATTGGAGAAGGTTTTATTATTCAAAGAAATCGCCCAAGAAGGAGACCTTCATTTATTCGAAGTAGGAGAAGGTGGAAATGGTGCACAAGTCATCGTTGAGAAAAACACGGTGCTCCCTCCAGGTCGACAAGGTTATGGTACTGTTCACCACGCTGCATTCCGTGTGGAAGACCGTGCCGTGCTCGACGAATGGACAGAACGCATCGAAAGCTTTGGCCTACGTACATCAGGCTATGTCGATCGCTTCTTCTTCGAATCATTGTATTCAAGAATGGCACCGGGCATCCTATTCGAATTTGCAACAGATGGCCCAGGATTCATGGGCGATGAACCATACGAAACACTTGGCGAAAAACTATCGTTACCACCATTTTTGGAACCGAAACGCGAACAGATTGAAAAATTAGTGCGCCCGATTGATACGGTGAGAAGCACGAAGGAATTTATGAAAGAATAA